Proteins found in one Magnolia sinica isolate HGM2019 chromosome 5, MsV1, whole genome shotgun sequence genomic segment:
- the LOC131246775 gene encoding sphingosine-1-phosphate lyase isoform X1 yields the protein MEESLVRFRASANSFLSQYEPIALVFSPLLALSVALILHSVLRTVQENGIKASVMTFLINSVKLIPGVKRYIEAQKEKVVEKLQSGGKSKREGWQTELPRFGLGRGVIEMLENEKTKDAAWQGRCSGTVYIGGGQSEGHFSLTNEAYSMFSHTNPLHLDVFQSVARFEGEVVAMTAALLGSKEKSSGGQICGNMTSGGTESILLAMKSSRDYMKMKKGITKPEMIIPESAHSAYDKAAQYFNIRLWRVPVNKEFQADVKAMRRFINRNTILIVGSAPGFPHGIVDPIEELGELASRSGICFHVDLCLGGFVLPFARKLGYPIPPFDFSVEGVTSISVDVHKYGLGPKGTSTVLYRNHEIRKHQFVAVTEWSGGLYVSPTIAGSRPGGLIAGAWAAMMSLGHEGYLENTREIMEVSKRIQKGIKEIPELFIIGRPDMTIVAFGSNGIDIFEVNDLMSSRGWHLNALQRPNSIHICVTLQHVPVVEDFLRDLRESVETVKQNPGPISGGLAPIYGAAGKMTHRGMVRDLLVDYMDGTC from the exons ATGGAAGAATCCCTTGTCCGTTTTCGTGCTTCTGCGAACTCATTCCTATCTCAATACGAGCCTATCGCCCTCGTTTTCTCGCCACTCCTCGCTCTGTCCGTCGCGTTGATTCTTCATTCCGTCCTACGCACCGTCCAGGAGAACGGGATCAAGGCCTCTGTCATGACGTTTCTCATCAACTCCGTCAA GTTGATTCCAGGCGTGAAAAGGTATATCGAAGCTCAAAAGGAGAAG GTTGTGGAGAAGCTACAGTCTGGTGGTAAATCTAAAAGGGAGGGTTGGCAGACTGAACTGCCAAGGTTTGGGCTTGGAAGAGGTGTTATAGAAATGTTGGAAAATGAGAAAACAAAAGATGCAGCTTGGCAAGGCAGATGCTCTGGTACAGT CTACATCGGTGGAGGTCAATCTGAGGGCCATTTTTCTTTGACAAATGAGGCATATTCAAT GTTTTCACATACCAATCCACTGCATCTGGATGTATTCCAAAGTGTAGCACGATTTGAGGGGGAAGTAGTTGCTATGACAGCTGCTCTACTTGGCAGCAAAGAGAAGAGCTCTGGAGGGCAAATATGTGGCAACATGACATCAGGTGGGACCGAGAGTATACTATTGGCCATGAAATCATCACGTGAttacatgaaaatgaagaaagggATCACAAAGCCAGAGAT GATAATTCCTGAATCAGCACACTCGGCATACGACAAGGCAGCCCAATATTTTAACATCAGACTTTGGCGTGTTCCAGTAAATAAAGAATTTCAAGCGGATGTGAAAGCAATGCGGCGATTCATTAACAGGAATACTATCTTA ATTGTTGGGTCCGCTCCTGGGTTTCCACATGGCATCGTCGACCCTATTGAA GAGCTGGGTGAATTGGCATCTAGGTCGGGTATTTGCTTTCATGTTGATCTCTGCCTTGGTGGCTTTGTATTGCCTTTCGCTCGTAAGCTTGG GTACCCAATTCCACCTTTTGATTTTTCTGTTGAGGGGGTCACATCAATATCTGTGGATGTGCACAAATATGGCTTAGGTCCAAAGGGCACCAGTACAGTCCTTTATAGAAATCATGAAATTAGAAAG CACCAATTTGTCGCTG TAACTGAATGGTCAGGTGGACTGTATGTTTCTCCAACTATTGCTGGAAGCCGGCCCGGGGGATTGATTGCTGGTGCTTGGGCAGCTATGATGTCTTTAGGGCATGAAG GATACTTGGAAAACACGAGAGAAATTATGGAAGTATCAAAGCGGATACAGAAAGG GATAAAGGAGATCCCGGAGCTATTCATCATTGGAAGGCCGGACATGACAATCGTTGCATTTGGCTCAAATGGTATAGATATATTTGAAGTCAATGACCTGATGTCATCCAGAGGTTGGCACTTGAATGCCCTGCAGAGACCAAACAG CATTCACATCTGCGTGACCCTTCAGCATGTCCCGGTTGTTGAAGACTTCCTAAGAGATCTAAGAGAATCTGTGGAAACT GTAAAACAAAACCCGGGCCCGATTAGCGGGGGTCTTGCTCCTATCTATGGCGCTGCTGGAAAGATGACCCATCGAGGTATGGTACGGGACTTGTTGGTAGATTACATGGATGGCACTTGCTAA
- the LOC131246775 gene encoding sphingosine-1-phosphate lyase isoform X2, giving the protein MWSERNTHTMVVEKLQSGGKSKREGWQTELPRFGLGRGVIEMLENEKTKDAAWQGRCSGTVYIGGGQSEGHFSLTNEAYSMFSHTNPLHLDVFQSVARFEGEVVAMTAALLGSKEKSSGGQICGNMTSGGTESILLAMKSSRDYMKMKKGITKPEMIIPESAHSAYDKAAQYFNIRLWRVPVNKEFQADVKAMRRFINRNTILIVGSAPGFPHGIVDPIEELGELASRSGICFHVDLCLGGFVLPFARKLGYPIPPFDFSVEGVTSISVDVHKYGLGPKGTSTVLYRNHEIRKHQFVAVTEWSGGLYVSPTIAGSRPGGLIAGAWAAMMSLGHEGYLENTREIMEVSKRIQKGIKEIPELFIIGRPDMTIVAFGSNGIDIFEVNDLMSSRGWHLNALQRPNSIHICVTLQHVPVVEDFLRDLRESVETVKQNPGPISGGLAPIYGAAGKMTHRGMVRDLLVDYMDGTC; this is encoded by the exons ATGTGGTCAGAAAGAAATACTCATACTATG GTTGTGGAGAAGCTACAGTCTGGTGGTAAATCTAAAAGGGAGGGTTGGCAGACTGAACTGCCAAGGTTTGGGCTTGGAAGAGGTGTTATAGAAATGTTGGAAAATGAGAAAACAAAAGATGCAGCTTGGCAAGGCAGATGCTCTGGTACAGT CTACATCGGTGGAGGTCAATCTGAGGGCCATTTTTCTTTGACAAATGAGGCATATTCAAT GTTTTCACATACCAATCCACTGCATCTGGATGTATTCCAAAGTGTAGCACGATTTGAGGGGGAAGTAGTTGCTATGACAGCTGCTCTACTTGGCAGCAAAGAGAAGAGCTCTGGAGGGCAAATATGTGGCAACATGACATCAGGTGGGACCGAGAGTATACTATTGGCCATGAAATCATCACGTGAttacatgaaaatgaagaaagggATCACAAAGCCAGAGAT GATAATTCCTGAATCAGCACACTCGGCATACGACAAGGCAGCCCAATATTTTAACATCAGACTTTGGCGTGTTCCAGTAAATAAAGAATTTCAAGCGGATGTGAAAGCAATGCGGCGATTCATTAACAGGAATACTATCTTA ATTGTTGGGTCCGCTCCTGGGTTTCCACATGGCATCGTCGACCCTATTGAA GAGCTGGGTGAATTGGCATCTAGGTCGGGTATTTGCTTTCATGTTGATCTCTGCCTTGGTGGCTTTGTATTGCCTTTCGCTCGTAAGCTTGG GTACCCAATTCCACCTTTTGATTTTTCTGTTGAGGGGGTCACATCAATATCTGTGGATGTGCACAAATATGGCTTAGGTCCAAAGGGCACCAGTACAGTCCTTTATAGAAATCATGAAATTAGAAAG CACCAATTTGTCGCTG TAACTGAATGGTCAGGTGGACTGTATGTTTCTCCAACTATTGCTGGAAGCCGGCCCGGGGGATTGATTGCTGGTGCTTGGGCAGCTATGATGTCTTTAGGGCATGAAG GATACTTGGAAAACACGAGAGAAATTATGGAAGTATCAAAGCGGATACAGAAAGG GATAAAGGAGATCCCGGAGCTATTCATCATTGGAAGGCCGGACATGACAATCGTTGCATTTGGCTCAAATGGTATAGATATATTTGAAGTCAATGACCTGATGTCATCCAGAGGTTGGCACTTGAATGCCCTGCAGAGACCAAACAG CATTCACATCTGCGTGACCCTTCAGCATGTCCCGGTTGTTGAAGACTTCCTAAGAGATCTAAGAGAATCTGTGGAAACT GTAAAACAAAACCCGGGCCCGATTAGCGGGGGTCTTGCTCCTATCTATGGCGCTGCTGGAAAGATGACCCATCGAGGTATGGTACGGGACTTGTTGGTAGATTACATGGATGGCACTTGCTAA
- the LOC131246775 gene encoding sphingosine-1-phosphate lyase isoform X3, with translation MHTCFMVVEKLQSGGKSKREGWQTELPRFGLGRGVIEMLENEKTKDAAWQGRCSGTVYIGGGQSEGHFSLTNEAYSMFSHTNPLHLDVFQSVARFEGEVVAMTAALLGSKEKSSGGQICGNMTSGGTESILLAMKSSRDYMKMKKGITKPEMIIPESAHSAYDKAAQYFNIRLWRVPVNKEFQADVKAMRRFINRNTILIVGSAPGFPHGIVDPIEELGELASRSGICFHVDLCLGGFVLPFARKLGYPIPPFDFSVEGVTSISVDVHKYGLGPKGTSTVLYRNHEIRKHQFVAVTEWSGGLYVSPTIAGSRPGGLIAGAWAAMMSLGHEGYLENTREIMEVSKRIQKGIKEIPELFIIGRPDMTIVAFGSNGIDIFEVNDLMSSRGWHLNALQRPNSIHICVTLQHVPVVEDFLRDLRESVETVKQNPGPISGGLAPIYGAAGKMTHRGMVRDLLVDYMDGTC, from the exons ATGCACACATGCTTCATG GTTGTGGAGAAGCTACAGTCTGGTGGTAAATCTAAAAGGGAGGGTTGGCAGACTGAACTGCCAAGGTTTGGGCTTGGAAGAGGTGTTATAGAAATGTTGGAAAATGAGAAAACAAAAGATGCAGCTTGGCAAGGCAGATGCTCTGGTACAGT CTACATCGGTGGAGGTCAATCTGAGGGCCATTTTTCTTTGACAAATGAGGCATATTCAAT GTTTTCACATACCAATCCACTGCATCTGGATGTATTCCAAAGTGTAGCACGATTTGAGGGGGAAGTAGTTGCTATGACAGCTGCTCTACTTGGCAGCAAAGAGAAGAGCTCTGGAGGGCAAATATGTGGCAACATGACATCAGGTGGGACCGAGAGTATACTATTGGCCATGAAATCATCACGTGAttacatgaaaatgaagaaagggATCACAAAGCCAGAGAT GATAATTCCTGAATCAGCACACTCGGCATACGACAAGGCAGCCCAATATTTTAACATCAGACTTTGGCGTGTTCCAGTAAATAAAGAATTTCAAGCGGATGTGAAAGCAATGCGGCGATTCATTAACAGGAATACTATCTTA ATTGTTGGGTCCGCTCCTGGGTTTCCACATGGCATCGTCGACCCTATTGAA GAGCTGGGTGAATTGGCATCTAGGTCGGGTATTTGCTTTCATGTTGATCTCTGCCTTGGTGGCTTTGTATTGCCTTTCGCTCGTAAGCTTGG GTACCCAATTCCACCTTTTGATTTTTCTGTTGAGGGGGTCACATCAATATCTGTGGATGTGCACAAATATGGCTTAGGTCCAAAGGGCACCAGTACAGTCCTTTATAGAAATCATGAAATTAGAAAG CACCAATTTGTCGCTG TAACTGAATGGTCAGGTGGACTGTATGTTTCTCCAACTATTGCTGGAAGCCGGCCCGGGGGATTGATTGCTGGTGCTTGGGCAGCTATGATGTCTTTAGGGCATGAAG GATACTTGGAAAACACGAGAGAAATTATGGAAGTATCAAAGCGGATACAGAAAGG GATAAAGGAGATCCCGGAGCTATTCATCATTGGAAGGCCGGACATGACAATCGTTGCATTTGGCTCAAATGGTATAGATATATTTGAAGTCAATGACCTGATGTCATCCAGAGGTTGGCACTTGAATGCCCTGCAGAGACCAAACAG CATTCACATCTGCGTGACCCTTCAGCATGTCCCGGTTGTTGAAGACTTCCTAAGAGATCTAAGAGAATCTGTGGAAACT GTAAAACAAAACCCGGGCCCGATTAGCGGGGGTCTTGCTCCTATCTATGGCGCTGCTGGAAAGATGACCCATCGAGGTATGGTACGGGACTTGTTGGTAGATTACATGGATGGCACTTGCTAA